The following coding sequences are from one Granulicella sp. L56 window:
- a CDS encoding metallophosphoesterase: protein MRALILSDIHANLEALHAVLDAAPDFDALWNLGDVVGYGASPNQVIDLIRPKSQLTVRGNHDRVCCGLTSALGFNPVARAAAHWTHDELTPDNLNWLKGLPQGPLQPEQAEVTCAHGSPLNEDQYILNMRDAWAPLQQMATSITFFGHTHIQGGFSQKGHDWHELRPQLPRINEASSWTMPIPPGTRHLINPGSVGQPRDCDWRAAFAIYDSEAQAIIFHRVPYDITASQGRILMAGLPERLAARLTEGR, encoded by the coding sequence ATGCGCGCTCTTATCCTCTCCGACATCCACGCGAATCTCGAAGCTCTCCATGCAGTCCTCGACGCCGCACCCGACTTCGACGCTCTGTGGAACCTCGGTGACGTGGTCGGCTATGGAGCCAGTCCCAACCAAGTCATTGATTTGATTCGGCCAAAGTCGCAACTCACCGTGCGCGGCAACCACGACCGCGTCTGTTGCGGCCTGACCTCTGCCCTCGGCTTCAATCCCGTGGCCCGCGCCGCCGCTCACTGGACCCACGACGAGCTGACGCCGGACAACCTGAATTGGCTCAAAGGTTTACCGCAGGGACCGCTCCAACCTGAACAGGCGGAAGTTACCTGCGCCCACGGCTCTCCCCTCAACGAAGACCAATACATCCTCAACATGCGCGACGCCTGGGCCCCCCTACAGCAGATGGCCACCAGCATCACCTTCTTCGGTCACACCCACATCCAAGGCGGTTTCTCGCAAAAAGGCCATGACTGGCACGAACTGCGCCCGCAGCTTCCGCGCATCAACGAGGCCTCTTCGTGGACCATGCCCATCCCTCCCGGCACTCGCCACCTCATCAATCCCGGCTCCGTGGGCCAGCCCCGCGACTGCGACTGGCGCGCCGCCTTCGCCATCTACGACTCTGAAGCGCAGGCCATCATCTTCCACCGAGTTCCTTACGACATCACCGCTTCGCAGGGTCGCATCCTGATGGCCGGACTCCCGGAGCGACTCGCCGCACGCCTCACCGAAGGACGCTAA
- a CDS encoding ABC-F family ATP-binding cassette domain-containing protein, translating to MLQLSAAGKRFGPKLLFEDANWLITPDERTGLVGGNGTGKSTLLKILAGVETLDYGTLTRVKGMTLGYLPQDGLALRGKTVFAECLSVFDHLHAMEAESTALTHTLSEADPKSKEYAAAADRYSDIADHLHVHDIYTLDSQVGAVLGGLGFTKEDWERKTEEFSGGWQMRIALAKLLLQKPSLLLLDEPTNHLDLESRNWLENYLHDYPNAFILISHDRYFLDVTVNKTVELWNKRMQTYHGNYEKYLTQKEERRTQLMSAFKNQRDRIEALEAFINRFRAQATKAKQVQSRIKELEKIERIEVPEEEATIHFTIPQPPASGRTVIDVSHMSKHYEPKHVLEDVSFTIDRGDRIALVGANGAGKSTLIRMLAGLEPPTSGEIKLGHNVLADYFAQDQYKVLDPKAKMLDDIAGIAPKVPVVELRSLLGCFMFSGEDVFKPLGVLSGGERNRYAMAKMLVSPANMLLLDEPTNHLDLRAKDVLLDAIRNFTGTVLFVSHDRYFIDGLATRVFEVEDKRVHIYPGNYEDYLWRKQGGPEKVIASITREPEPVAVVEAPKAVETPQAAVKRLNPIKLRQLEDKLRFAEEEIPRLEEAIAAAEEKMGVFTSAEESQRTAAELEELRSERTKRLAEWEELALMLEEQSLA from the coding sequence ATGCTCCAACTTTCCGCTGCCGGTAAAAGATTCGGCCCCAAACTACTCTTTGAAGACGCCAACTGGCTGATTACGCCAGACGAGCGCACTGGCCTGGTGGGCGGCAACGGCACCGGCAAATCGACGCTGTTGAAGATTCTGGCTGGCGTAGAGACGCTCGACTATGGCACGCTCACCCGCGTCAAAGGCATGACACTTGGCTATCTGCCGCAGGATGGCCTCGCTCTGCGCGGCAAGACCGTCTTTGCCGAGTGCCTCTCCGTCTTCGACCATCTCCACGCGATGGAGGCGGAATCGACAGCGCTCACGCATACGCTCTCCGAAGCCGACCCCAAGTCGAAGGAATATGCCGCTGCTGCCGATCGCTACTCCGACATCGCCGATCACCTCCACGTTCACGATATCTACACGTTGGATTCGCAGGTGGGAGCGGTTCTGGGCGGCCTCGGCTTCACCAAGGAAGACTGGGAGCGCAAGACCGAGGAATTTTCCGGCGGCTGGCAGATGCGCATCGCGCTGGCCAAGCTGCTGTTGCAGAAGCCGTCGCTGCTGTTGCTGGACGAGCCCACCAACCATCTTGACCTTGAGTCGCGCAACTGGCTGGAGAACTATCTCCACGATTATCCGAACGCGTTTATCCTCATCTCGCATGACCGCTACTTTCTCGACGTCACCGTCAACAAGACGGTCGAGCTCTGGAACAAGCGGATGCAGACCTACCACGGCAACTACGAGAAGTACCTGACGCAAAAGGAAGAGCGCCGTACCCAGTTGATGTCCGCGTTTAAAAATCAGCGCGACCGCATCGAGGCGTTGGAAGCCTTCATCAATCGCTTTCGCGCGCAGGCGACCAAGGCGAAGCAGGTGCAGTCGCGCATCAAGGAGTTGGAGAAGATCGAGCGGATCGAGGTGCCGGAGGAAGAGGCGACCATTCACTTCACCATTCCCCAGCCACCGGCGTCGGGACGGACGGTGATCGACGTCTCTCATATGAGCAAGCACTATGAGCCGAAGCATGTGCTTGAAGATGTGAGCTTCACCATCGACCGCGGCGACCGTATCGCGCTGGTCGGCGCGAACGGAGCAGGGAAGTCGACGCTGATTCGGATGCTGGCTGGCCTCGAGCCGCCGACCAGCGGAGAGATCAAGCTGGGCCACAATGTGCTGGCCGACTACTTTGCGCAGGACCAGTACAAGGTGCTCGACCCGAAGGCGAAGATGCTGGACGACATCGCAGGCATCGCGCCGAAGGTTCCCGTGGTGGAGCTTCGCAGTCTGCTGGGCTGTTTCATGTTTTCGGGAGAAGATGTCTTCAAGCCGTTAGGTGTACTCTCAGGCGGCGAGCGGAACCGCTACGCCATGGCGAAGATGCTGGTTTCGCCTGCGAACATGCTGCTGCTCGACGAGCCAACCAACCACCTCGATCTACGCGCCAAAGACGTTCTGCTCGATGCGATCCGCAACTTTACCGGAACGGTGTTGTTTGTCTCGCATGACCGCTACTTCATCGATGGGCTGGCGACGCGGGTCTTCGAGGTTGAGGACAAGCGCGTGCACATCTATCCCGGCAACTACGAGGACTACCTCTGGCGCAAGCAGGGAGGCCCCGAGAAGGTGATTGCCTCGATAACGCGGGAGCCGGAGCCGGTGGCCGTGGTTGAGGCTCCAAAGGCTGTGGAGACTCCCCAAGCTGCGGTGAAACGGTTGAACCCGATCAAGCTGAGGCAGTTGGAAGATAAGCTGCGGTTTGCGGAAGAGGAGATTCCGCGGCTCGAAGAAGCAATTGCGGCGGCCGAGGAGAAGATGGGCGTGTTCACCTCGGCGGAGGAGTCGCAGCGCACGGCGGCAGAGCTGGAAGAGCTTCGGAGCGAACGTACGAAGCGGCTGGCGGAGTGGGAAGAGCTGGCGCTCATGCTGGAGGAGCAAAGCCTGGCTTAG
- a CDS encoding ABC transporter ATP-binding protein, whose amino-acid sequence MSSAPLLDVHDLSIAFGKQPAVEDISFHINPGETLGLVGESGSGKSATSLAILRLLAPSARVTGSIEFAGESLLELPEAAMRRHRGSSIAMIFQEPMTALNPSMRIGAQIAEALQSHHPEISASSIKQRVLDAMREVGLPEPERRLRDYPHQFSGGQRQRILIAMALINRPRLLIADEPTTALDVTVQAQILHLLKDLRQTHNLSMLFISHDLAVVSEIADRVAVMQHGQIVEQASTETLFRHPQHPYTRSLIAAAPTMRTDRSRPLASPVSAT is encoded by the coding sequence ATGTCCTCCGCGCCCCTGCTCGACGTTCACGACCTCAGCATCGCCTTCGGCAAACAGCCTGCCGTAGAGGACATCTCCTTTCATATCAATCCCGGCGAAACCCTTGGCCTTGTCGGCGAGTCCGGCTCCGGCAAATCCGCCACCTCATTGGCGATTCTCCGACTTCTTGCCCCCTCCGCGCGAGTTACGGGGAGCATTGAGTTTGCCGGTGAATCCCTGTTGGAACTCCCGGAAGCCGCCATGCGCCGTCATCGCGGCAGCAGCATCGCCATGATCTTCCAGGAGCCCATGACCGCGCTCAACCCCTCGATGCGTATCGGCGCCCAGATCGCCGAAGCTCTCCAGTCGCACCATCCAGAGATCTCCGCCAGCTCCATCAAGCAAAGAGTCCTGGATGCGATGCGCGAGGTCGGCTTGCCTGAACCCGAGCGCCGCCTGCGCGACTACCCGCACCAGTTCTCCGGCGGACAGCGTCAGCGCATCCTCATCGCCATGGCGCTCATTAACCGGCCTCGACTGCTGATCGCCGACGAGCCAACCACCGCGCTCGATGTCACCGTTCAAGCGCAGATCCTCCATCTGCTCAAAGACCTACGCCAGACCCACAACCTCTCCATGCTCTTCATCTCCCACGATCTCGCGGTCGTCTCCGAAATAGCCGATCGCGTAGCCGTCATGCAGCACGGCCAGATCGTCGAACAGGCCTCCACCGAGACCCTCTTTCGCCATCCGCAACATCCCTATACGCGCAGCCTCATCGCCGCCGCACCCACCATGCGCACCGACAGAAGCCGTCCTTTGGCATCGCCTGTAAGCGCAACATAA